One segment of Paenibacillus sp. FSL R7-0337 DNA contains the following:
- a CDS encoding DedA family protein — MTEWITEFILFFKDLSYAGIVIALSFEFVPAEIVLPLAGYWVYLGDMKLLLTILAGTVGGTFGPLTLYALGRFGGRPMVNKYGKYLFIRPHHLDASDRFFEKYGSGVAFYGRFIPGVRTLISIPCGIAKMNVFKFSLYTFLAMLPITSIYVYLGYKLGSQWEHVDEIVKPYILPAATLFLLGFGLYVFSKRYRRRQA, encoded by the coding sequence ATGACAGAATGGATCACGGAATTTATACTCTTTTTCAAAGATTTGTCGTATGCGGGCATCGTTATCGCCTTGTCGTTTGAATTCGTACCTGCTGAAATCGTGCTGCCGCTTGCCGGATATTGGGTGTATCTGGGGGACATGAAGCTTCTGCTAACGATTCTGGCCGGGACTGTTGGAGGCACCTTCGGTCCACTTACGCTCTATGCCCTTGGCCGGTTCGGCGGCAGACCTATGGTTAATAAATACGGCAAGTATCTGTTCATCCGCCCGCATCACCTGGACGCTTCCGACCGTTTTTTTGAGAAATACGGCAGCGGTGTGGCCTTCTACGGGCGCTTCATTCCAGGCGTAAGAACATTGATCTCCATCCCTTGCGGGATTGCCAAAATGAATGTGTTCAAATTCAGTCTGTATACCTTCCTTGCCATGCTGCCGATCACTTCGATCTATGTCTATCTGGGCTACAAGCTGGGCTCACAATGGGAGCATGTGGATGAGATCGTCAAGCCTTACATTCTTCCGGCGGCAACCCTGTTCCTGCTCGGCTTCGGGCTGTACGTCTTTTCCAAGCGGTACCGGAGACGGCAGGCTTAA
- a CDS encoding undecaprenyl-diphosphate phosphatase — protein MENWYNWLNYLLLGLVQGVTEPIPVSSSGHLIIAQRLLGMKQNGLSFEILTNTASLIAICFIFRKDIMDLITGFFRYLKTRDTKYRSEFMFCIYIVIGTIPAAVAAVFFKDTIERVFTSVHTVSISLLVTGVALWLIRNLRGQKRDGNLKVKDAIIVGLAQAVALIPGISRSGSTVIASIAVGMKQETALKFSFMLYIPISIGGLILGASDIANDPNRAALAMPYLIAFLTTLVATYYAMRWFIGIMAKGNLIYFSYYCFVAGTLLLIFM, from the coding sequence ATGGAAAACTGGTATAATTGGCTAAATTACTTACTGTTAGGCCTCGTACAGGGGGTGACGGAACCGATTCCCGTCTCCTCCAGCGGGCACTTAATCATTGCCCAGCGGCTGCTTGGGATGAAGCAGAATGGACTCTCTTTTGAAATCTTAACGAATACGGCTTCATTGATCGCCATCTGTTTTATTTTCCGCAAAGATATCATGGACTTAATCACAGGGTTCTTCCGTTATCTGAAGACGCGCGATACGAAGTACCGGTCCGAATTCATGTTCTGTATCTACATCGTTATCGGCACAATCCCTGCAGCGGTTGCTGCCGTATTCTTCAAGGATACGATCGAACGCGTCTTCACCTCTGTACATACCGTATCCATCAGCTTACTTGTTACAGGGGTTGCCCTCTGGCTGATCCGCAATCTGCGCGGCCAGAAAAGAGACGGCAATCTCAAAGTGAAGGATGCCATCATCGTCGGGCTGGCCCAGGCCGTAGCGCTGATTCCAGGGATCAGCCGTTCCGGTTCAACCGTGATTGCCTCGATTGCCGTAGGGATGAAGCAGGAGACCGCCCTGAAGTTCTCCTTCATGCTGTACATTCCGATCAGTATCGGGGGCCTGATCCTCGGCGCATCCGATATCGCGAATGATCCGAACCGTGCGGCGCTGGCGATGCCCTACCTGATCGCTTTCCTCACCACCCTCGTCGCCACCTACTACGCCATGCGCTGGTTCATCGGCATTATGGCGAAAGGCAATCTGATTTACTTTTCATACTACTGCTTCGTAGCGGGTACGTTGCTGCTGATTTTCATGTAA
- a CDS encoding protease modulator HflC, with the protein MKRNPIILLISSIVLIILLAGSMYIVKEGEYKVVLRFGEAMRAVEEPGLKFKLPFVENVSELPKYQMTYESSPTSILTKDQKPIVVDNYTVWRITNASQFLRTVQSVSGGVQRIDEAVYNSVRRKLSEVNYENIISEDTGRGNINDEITKDVVAALTRDNYGIEVIDVRIKRTDLPEENKQSVYNRMISDRQSIAARYLSEGDEESRKITSKADRASRELMAQAEADSKKIIAEGEGEAAKIYNLAYGKSPQFYSFYRTLQSYVTTLKNEPVIMIPIDSPYAKILMGQQ; encoded by the coding sequence GTGAAAAGAAACCCGATCATCCTATTGATATCATCTATCGTTCTAATTATTCTGCTGGCTGGCTCTATGTACATCGTGAAGGAAGGGGAATATAAGGTCGTCCTCCGTTTCGGTGAAGCGATGCGTGCGGTGGAGGAGCCTGGGCTGAAGTTCAAGCTTCCTTTTGTCGAGAATGTCTCGGAGCTTCCCAAGTATCAGATGACGTACGAGAGCTCGCCGACCAGCATTCTGACCAAGGACCAGAAGCCGATTGTGGTCGATAATTATACCGTCTGGAGAATCACCAACGCCTCGCAGTTCCTGAGAACCGTGCAATCGGTCAGCGGCGGGGTCCAGCGTATCGATGAAGCGGTCTACAACTCGGTGCGCCGTAAGCTGTCGGAGGTCAACTATGAGAATATCATCAGTGAGGATACCGGACGGGGCAATATTAACGATGAGATTACTAAGGACGTAGTAGCCGCTTTGACACGGGATAACTACGGTATAGAAGTCATTGATGTACGGATCAAGCGTACCGACCTGCCGGAAGAGAACAAGCAGAGCGTATACAACCGGATGATCTCGGACCGTCAATCCATTGCTGCACGTTATCTGTCCGAAGGGGACGAGGAATCCCGGAAGATCACCTCCAAGGCGGACCGTGCCTCCCGGGAGCTGATGGCCCAGGCTGAAGCCGACTCGAAGAAGATTATCGCCGAAGGCGAAGGGGAAGCCGCCAAGATCTATAACCTGGCCTATGGCAAATCTCCTCAATTCTATAGCTTCTACCGTACGTTGCAGAGTTATGTGACCACGCTGAAGAATGAGCCGGTCATCATGATCCCGATCGATTCGCCGTATGCGAAGATACTGATGGGACAACAATAG
- the hflK gene encoding FtsH protease activity modulator HflK: MNQNGDNIPGFKLPKLKPGMYKRIGVGVAAAAVLLYIGATSFYTVQEQERAAILTFGKYTSESSAGLHFKWPYPIQDVITVPAELTQRIHIGYRQESDGAVPVDDEAMMITGDENIVSADAVVQWKISNIRDYLYNIDDPDKFLRNSASSSIRAVIGSEKLDYAITDGKTVIQDKVRVLLVDLQKKYNTGIQIIDIKFQDIEPPSGQVEEAFREVTNAREEKNTKINNAKKYENDIIPKARGEAQALLERAEGEKKSRILNAQGDVARFNAIFAEYANNQSVTESRLVLETLETILPNAKIFITNSNSDTVNYLPLNELMRSTKDSTSAPAAVNPAPSAAPQGGDAK, translated from the coding sequence ATGAACCAGAATGGCGATAATATCCCAGGGTTCAAGCTGCCGAAGTTGAAGCCGGGCATGTACAAAAGGATAGGGGTGGGGGTAGCGGCTGCGGCTGTACTCTTGTATATCGGCGCTACCTCATTTTATACGGTGCAGGAGCAGGAACGTGCGGCTATTCTGACCTTCGGCAAGTATACGAGTGAGAGTTCAGCCGGACTTCATTTCAAATGGCCCTATCCCATCCAGGATGTAATTACTGTGCCTGCCGAGCTGACCCAGCGGATTCATATCGGATACCGCCAGGAGTCGGATGGAGCGGTGCCTGTGGATGATGAAGCTATGATGATTACGGGCGATGAGAATATTGTCTCTGCCGATGCGGTAGTCCAGTGGAAGATCAGTAATATCCGTGATTACCTGTATAACATTGATGACCCGGACAAATTCCTGCGTAACTCGGCCAGCTCCTCGATCCGTGCCGTGATTGGTTCTGAGAAGCTGGACTATGCGATTACCGACGGGAAGACGGTCATTCAGGATAAGGTCCGCGTGCTGCTGGTGGATCTGCAGAAGAAATACAACACCGGCATTCAGATCATCGATATCAAGTTCCAGGATATTGAGCCGCCAAGCGGCCAGGTGGAGGAAGCCTTCCGCGAAGTGACGAATGCCCGTGAAGAGAAGAATACGAAGATCAACAACGCCAAGAAGTATGAGAACGATATCATTCCGAAGGCGCGCGGTGAAGCGCAGGCCCTGCTGGAGCGGGCCGAAGGCGAGAAGAAGTCGCGTATCCTGAATGCGCAGGGGGATGTGGCGCGGTTTAATGCGATTTTTGCAGAATATGCCAATAATCAGAGTGTCACCGAGAGCCGGCTAGTTCTGGAGACCCTGGAGACGATTCTGCCTAACGCCAAGATCTTCATTACGAACTCGAACAGTGACACTGTGAACTATCTGCCGCTAAATGAGCTGATGCGCAGCACCAAGGATAGCACCTCTGCTCCTGCCGCTGTGAATCCGGCGCCTTCAGCCGCACCGCAAGGAGGAGATGCCAAGTGA
- a CDS encoding helix-turn-helix transcriptional regulator, whose translation MVATIATIRDALAMYLSQQGMSIHQFSIHTGINSGTLSRLLKGQQPIAMDHLVRITQGMELPEDHFYSLYVDECFLHSPPTWRRLRPFLLRSAELGRLDCIEQVVQQLLEKLTYAPMLFEVAEGLFQEGQWQAAALLYKNVSDCEKYQNSERLAVCQYRLFRIALGDNQTRNLQAAHIFECYLNRLDEADQLDGIKNLVNVYYSLHKWEKADKLAQDMLHLAMLRYNLQRKSNRRMTDEKKSEKPLCFYIYYSHLMRASICEEHNDYKSALKFVSLYTDTSWIQKDDKEAKRTIAQFQEWGKANTLLYQVMSGKQEVLSEYIEHISTQRDELFVALSNILTSANRFGWNVDHVLEQFAAYIPYQTYATEFGGYNQQIMSDQHTKFLAELAAYHLHNKRKEGIQFIIQSLESSARINNESTAIKCADLFGKHRDQADEKAQVQYNLQIGPYL comes from the coding sequence ATGGTCGCAACGATTGCCACAATTCGAGATGCATTGGCAATGTATCTGTCTCAGCAGGGGATGTCCATTCATCAATTCTCCATTCACACGGGTATTAATTCAGGAACACTTAGCCGGTTGCTTAAGGGTCAGCAGCCTATTGCTATGGACCATCTGGTACGGATTACCCAAGGGATGGAGCTGCCAGAGGACCACTTCTACAGCTTATATGTAGACGAATGTTTTCTTCACTCTCCCCCCACCTGGCGGCGTTTGAGGCCGTTTCTTTTGCGTTCAGCCGAGCTTGGGCGTCTGGATTGCATTGAACAGGTGGTTCAGCAATTGCTGGAGAAGCTGACCTACGCTCCCATGTTGTTTGAAGTAGCTGAGGGGCTATTTCAGGAGGGGCAATGGCAAGCTGCGGCTCTGCTCTACAAGAATGTGAGCGACTGTGAGAAATACCAGAACTCAGAGCGGCTGGCGGTGTGCCAGTACCGCCTCTTCCGGATCGCCCTTGGCGACAATCAGACCCGGAATCTGCAGGCGGCGCATATCTTTGAATGTTATTTGAACAGGCTGGATGAGGCGGATCAGTTGGATGGAATTAAAAACTTAGTAAATGTGTATTATTCACTACATAAATGGGAAAAAGCAGATAAATTGGCTCAGGATATGCTCCATCTGGCTATGCTTCGTTATAATCTTCAACGTAAATCAAATCGCAGGATGACTGACGAGAAAAAATCTGAAAAACCGCTATGTTTCTATATTTATTACTCTCATCTCATGCGCGCAAGTATATGTGAAGAACATAATGATTATAAATCGGCTTTAAAATTTGTCAGTCTGTATACAGATACTAGCTGGATACAAAAAGATGATAAAGAGGCGAAACGAACAATAGCTCAGTTTCAAGAATGGGGCAAGGCAAATACTTTGCTCTATCAGGTTATGTCTGGTAAGCAGGAAGTTCTTTCAGAATACATTGAACATATTTCAACTCAAAGAGATGAATTATTTGTGGCTTTATCTAATATCCTGACATCGGCTAACCGTTTTGGCTGGAATGTGGATCATGTTCTGGAACAGTTTGCGGCCTATATCCCCTACCAGACATATGCTACCGAGTTTGGCGGTTACAATCAGCAGATTATGTCAGATCAGCATACCAAATTCCTTGCAGAATTAGCAGCTTATCATCTACACAACAAGCGCAAAGAAGGCATCCAATTTATCATACAAAGCCTAGAATCATCTGCTAGAATTAATAACGAAAGTACAGCGATCAAATGTGCTGATCTGTTTGGAAAACATCGGGATCAAGCAGATGAGAAAGCACAAGTACAATACAACCTTCAAATAGGACCATACTTGTAA
- a CDS encoding amino acid ABC transporter ATP-binding protein yields the protein MIKVSHLSKSFHGNLILDDLSVEINKGDVVAIIGSSGAGKSTFLRSLNCLEQADRGMLDLEGFKIDFSTITNKQRLELRKQTAMVFQQFNLFQHRTALDNVKEGLRIVKRMNDREAAQIAQEQLEQVGLAERAHYYPKHLSGGQQQRVGIARALAMNPKLLLLDEPTSALDPELVGEVLQTIKKTAATGQTMILVSHEMSFVYEVANKVLFLDKGKIVEEGTPDQVFNHPTSERAKEFLQNYFRNKSSI from the coding sequence ATGATTAAGGTAAGCCATTTATCCAAGTCTTTTCACGGTAATCTGATTCTGGACGATCTCTCCGTCGAGATTAACAAGGGAGATGTTGTGGCCATCATCGGTTCGTCCGGTGCAGGTAAGTCTACCTTCCTGCGTTCACTCAACTGCCTGGAGCAGGCGGACCGGGGGATGCTGGATCTCGAAGGCTTCAAGATCGATTTCAGCACGATTACGAACAAGCAGCGGCTGGAGCTGCGGAAGCAGACAGCGATGGTGTTCCAGCAATTCAATCTGTTCCAGCATCGGACGGCGCTGGATAATGTGAAGGAAGGCCTGAGGATTGTGAAGCGGATGAACGACCGCGAGGCCGCGCAGATTGCACAGGAGCAACTGGAGCAGGTAGGCCTTGCTGAGCGTGCTCATTATTATCCGAAGCATCTGTCCGGCGGCCAGCAGCAGCGGGTGGGCATTGCCCGCGCGCTCGCGATGAATCCGAAGCTGCTGCTTCTGGACGAGCCGACCTCAGCGCTTGACCCCGAGCTGGTGGGCGAGGTGCTGCAGACGATCAAGAAGACCGCCGCCACAGGTCAGACGATGATTCTCGTCTCGCATGAGATGAGCTTCGTATATGAAGTAGCCAACAAGGTGCTTTTCTTGGATAAGGGGAAAATTGTGGAGGAGGGCACGCCGGACCAGGTGTTCAATCACCCCACCTCCGAGCGGGCCAAGGAGTTCCTGCAGAACTACTTCCGCAATAAGTCGAGTATTTAA
- a CDS encoding amino acid ABC transporter permease: MGEIFDINAVFSAIPRLLEVLPVSLQITVISMIVGLVFALLFAIIRMRRIPVLSQLVTLFISFIRGTPIIVQLYLTYNGIPLLLKFINQQYGTDYNINAIPAMIFVLVTFAFNEAAYNSETIRAALQSVNKGQIEAAESLGMTYLQVLRRVIVPQALVVAIPPLGNALIGLLKGTSLAFVAGVIEMTAKGKIISGSNFRFFEVYLALAIIYWVMTILIEQLLRFLEKRFSIPDSAAGAMNRGWFSWGRREI; the protein is encoded by the coding sequence ATGGGAGAGATTTTTGATATCAACGCGGTGTTCTCAGCGATTCCTCGCCTGTTAGAGGTCCTTCCTGTGAGTCTGCAGATTACGGTCATCTCGATGATCGTCGGCCTTGTGTTTGCCCTGCTGTTCGCCATTATCCGTATGCGCCGAATTCCCGTGCTAAGCCAGCTAGTCACACTGTTCATCTCGTTCATTCGTGGAACGCCGATCATTGTGCAGCTGTATCTGACTTATAACGGAATTCCGTTGTTACTCAAATTCATTAATCAGCAGTACGGGACGGATTATAATATCAATGCCATTCCGGCGATGATCTTCGTGCTGGTCACCTTCGCGTTCAATGAAGCGGCGTACAACTCGGAGACGATCCGCGCTGCGCTGCAATCGGTGAACAAAGGCCAGATCGAGGCTGCTGAATCTCTGGGGATGACCTATCTTCAGGTGCTTAGAAGAGTCATTGTTCCGCAGGCACTGGTGGTGGCCATTCCGCCGCTGGGCAATGCACTGATCGGACTGCTGAAGGGAACCTCTCTGGCCTTCGTTGCGGGAGTGATTGAGATGACGGCCAAGGGGAAAATTATCTCCGGCAGCAACTTTCGCTTCTTCGAGGTATATCTCGCGCTGGCGATCATCTACTGGGTCATGACGATTCTGATTGAGCAGCTTCTCCGCTTCCTGGAGAAGCGGTTCTCGATTCCGGACTCCGCTGCCGGGGCGATGAACCGCGGCTGGTTCTCTTGGGGAAGGAGAGAGATCTGA
- a CDS encoding CapA family protein, translating into MKFLVSGDALFSSSNLYKTMDPELLALLQGADEAFTNAEFVTPRLNTAPAAGRGYQTSVRPKALDEFGKLNIRYVSFANNHTGDYGTQGLVDTIEEAEARGLTPLGVGMSLHEARKPVFVDTPDGRIAIITIDVTRSEVFAASNPGNGVPARPGVNPLRWSRTYVVNDQDFSTLKEISERIGIASSMEEGKRIETYKSKSENHYEFGSLFEGYLTFEKGEQSRVKTAAHEQDQQEIYRSIQDAAERSDYVFVSLHTHEGENENWYSDYPAEFIETFARGAVDAGASCVFGHGAHFTRGVELYKGQPIFYNIGSLFMEFEAGESIVSPEMFTAYGYAENEAPSTLHKNRTKDSEGNWQGFYSDRKFSENFLVMFDLSVEDKRFSYELIPIDLRLTHETVTKRGLPVLASDEAAASLVERLNAVSNERYHTEIIYEGRRLTVRPC; encoded by the coding sequence ATGAAATTTCTAGTCTCGGGAGATGCATTATTCTCCAGCAGTAATTTATATAAGACGATGGACCCGGAGCTGCTGGCTCTTTTGCAAGGGGCCGATGAAGCTTTTACCAATGCAGAGTTCGTGACTCCGCGTTTGAATACCGCTCCGGCGGCAGGGCGCGGCTACCAGACCAGTGTGCGCCCCAAGGCGCTGGACGAATTCGGGAAGCTTAATATCCGTTATGTGAGCTTTGCGAATAATCATACGGGGGACTACGGGACCCAAGGTCTTGTGGACACGATCGAAGAGGCGGAAGCCCGTGGTCTGACCCCGCTTGGCGTGGGCATGAGCCTGCATGAAGCGCGCAAGCCGGTGTTCGTGGATACGCCAGACGGGCGAATTGCGATCATCACCATCGATGTGACGAGAAGCGAAGTGTTCGCAGCCTCGAACCCGGGAAATGGCGTTCCGGCACGTCCGGGCGTCAACCCGCTCCGCTGGTCGCGCACGTATGTCGTGAACGATCAGGACTTTAGCACCTTGAAGGAGATCAGTGAGCGCATCGGCATCGCCTCCAGTATGGAGGAAGGCAAGCGGATTGAGACTTACAAGAGCAAGTCGGAGAACCACTATGAATTCGGCTCGCTGTTTGAAGGCTATTTAACCTTCGAGAAGGGTGAACAGTCCCGCGTCAAGACGGCAGCGCATGAGCAGGATCAGCAGGAAATCTACCGCAGCATCCAGGATGCGGCGGAGCGCAGTGATTATGTTTTTGTCAGCCTGCATACGCATGAAGGGGAGAATGAGAACTGGTACTCCGATTATCCGGCAGAGTTCATTGAGACCTTCGCGCGGGGTGCGGTGGATGCCGGGGCGAGCTGTGTCTTCGGACATGGTGCCCACTTCACCAGAGGGGTGGAGCTGTACAAGGGGCAACCCATTTTTTATAACATAGGCAGTCTGTTCATGGAGTTCGAAGCAGGAGAGTCGATTGTATCTCCGGAGATGTTTACCGCCTACGGGTATGCCGAGAATGAAGCTCCATCTACCCTGCATAAGAACAGAACCAAGGACAGCGAAGGGAACTGGCAGGGCTTCTACAGCGACCGCAAGTTCTCGGAGAACTTCCTGGTCATGTTCGATCTGAGTGTAGAGGACAAGCGGTTCAGTTATGAGCTGATTCCGATTGATCTCAGACTGACCCATGAGACAGTGACGAAGCGCGGGCTTCCGGTACTGGCTTCGGATGAAGCGGCGGCTTCCCTGGTGGAGCGGCTGAATGCGGTAAGCAACGAACGGTATCATACTGAAATTATCTATGAGGGCAGACGGTTGACCGTCAGACCGTGTTAG
- a CDS encoding transporter substrate-binding domain-containing protein: MKKKFVPGVLIVLLGLVIAGCGNGTKNNAGSAETNGAGTGTKTIVAATSGVSNPFSYEKDGQLTGYDVEVMKAIFKDLPEYKLEVQAIEFEGILTGLDNGRFQLGANNFSSNPERRGKYNFSLPIIENANVFVVRKDDNTLKAVEDLKDYKAVTEVGNSGATLLENYNEANPDAKAEIIYTDENFVKQFEGIEAGKYDVRIISRVSAEKAIKEHGFTNLKVVAFSTENSDPGSYILLSKSADSTLLDTVNKRIKEMYADGTLLKISQEQLGGDYLPKKELME; encoded by the coding sequence ATGAAGAAGAAATTTGTGCCAGGCGTTCTGATTGTACTACTCGGATTGGTTATTGCAGGCTGCGGCAATGGAACAAAGAATAACGCAGGCTCCGCTGAGACAAACGGCGCGGGAACAGGTACGAAGACTATCGTTGCTGCAACGAGTGGGGTAAGCAATCCTTTTAGCTACGAGAAGGACGGGCAGTTGACAGGTTACGATGTGGAAGTAATGAAGGCGATCTTCAAAGACCTTCCGGAATATAAGCTAGAGGTGCAGGCTATTGAATTCGAAGGGATTCTGACCGGCCTGGATAATGGACGCTTCCAGCTGGGGGCGAACAATTTCAGCTCCAACCCCGAGAGACGCGGCAAGTACAATTTCTCTCTCCCGATTATTGAGAATGCGAATGTATTCGTAGTCCGCAAGGACGATAATACCCTTAAGGCGGTAGAAGACCTGAAGGACTATAAAGCCGTAACAGAAGTAGGCAACTCCGGTGCCACCCTGCTGGAGAATTATAATGAAGCGAACCCGGATGCCAAAGCAGAGATTATCTATACCGACGAGAATTTCGTGAAGCAGTTCGAAGGTATTGAAGCCGGCAAGTACGATGTGCGCATCATTTCCCGTGTCTCTGCCGAGAAGGCTATTAAGGAACATGGTTTCACCAACCTGAAGGTGGTTGCGTTCTCTACAGAGAATAGTGATCCAGGATCTTATATTCTGCTCTCCAAGTCTGCGGACAGCACCCTGCTGGATACCGTCAACAAGAGAATCAAGGAAATGTATGCAGACGGCACCCTGCTGAAGATTAGCCAAGAGCAGCTTGGCGGCGACTATTTGCCTAAAAAAGAGCTAATGGAGTAA
- a CDS encoding HIT family protein, whose protein sequence is MTICFICEKQLGNTPQPPGGYIYEDEHWKVCHFPAEQSVLGQLVLESKRHLLDFAEMTEDEAGSYGIVVKKLISALKQVAGAERVYTVIMVDGVPHFHAHFIPRLSHSAKGVALISQQNSCTEAEAEELAGRVRLLMN, encoded by the coding sequence ATGACTATTTGTTTCATTTGTGAGAAGCAGCTGGGGAATACTCCCCAGCCGCCTGGGGGATATATATATGAAGATGAGCACTGGAAGGTATGTCATTTTCCTGCGGAGCAGTCCGTGCTAGGGCAACTGGTGCTGGAGTCGAAACGGCATCTGCTCGATTTCGCTGAGATGACTGAGGATGAAGCGGGTTCTTACGGGATTGTGGTGAAAAAATTAATATCGGCGCTTAAGCAGGTGGCGGGGGCTGAACGAGTCTATACCGTCATCATGGTGGATGGGGTTCCCCATTTCCATGCCCACTTCATTCCGCGATTGAGCCACAGCGCCAAAGGGGTTGCACTGATTTCCCAGCAGAACTCGTGTACCGAGGCAGAGGCGGAGGAGTTGGCCGGAAGAGTACGGCTTTTAATGAATTAG
- a CDS encoding MerR family transcriptional regulator, whose amino-acid sequence MYTVKEAAAMTGLTEHAVRFYTDKGLVPSIQRDKNNIRLFDDESINWLYGIRCLKQTGLPIESIKTYVDLCLEGDSTIAQRFAMMMEYREAALLQLEEAKQRVAHLEEKALQYQAILEQRIPDLTNPGNWGKLLDQDVKVPARRKRMVRSS is encoded by the coding sequence ATGTATACTGTCAAAGAAGCTGCCGCTATGACTGGACTTACTGAGCATGCTGTACGCTTTTATACGGATAAAGGTCTGGTACCAAGCATTCAGCGTGATAAGAATAACATCCGGCTGTTCGATGACGAATCGATCAACTGGTTGTACGGGATTAGGTGCCTCAAGCAGACCGGCCTCCCCATTGAAAGCATCAAAACCTATGTCGATCTCTGCCTCGAAGGGGATTCGACGATTGCACAGCGTTTTGCCATGATGATGGAATACAGGGAAGCGGCACTCCTTCAGCTGGAAGAGGCCAAGCAGCGCGTTGCCCATCTGGAAGAGAAGGCCCTTCAATATCAGGCCATTCTGGAGCAGCGCATTCCCGACCTGACCAATCCCGGCAACTGGGGAAAGCTGCTGGACCAGGACGTTAAGGTTCCGGCGCGCCGGAAGAGAATGGTGCGGTCTTCTTAG
- a CDS encoding aldo/keto reductase, with translation MQTVTLNNGVTMPILGFGVYQIPDAEECENAVYEALKAGYRLIDTAAGYLNEEAVGRAIKRSGVPREELFITTKLWIQDAGYESAKLAFAKSLKKLQLDYLDLYLIHQPFGDYYGAWRAMEELYREGKIRAIGVSNFMPDRLMDLIVHNEIVPAVNQVETHPFLQQTNNAPFMKEQGVQIQSWGPFAEGRNNLFSNEMLTGIAAAHNKSVAQVVLRWLIQRDIVAIPKSVRTERIAENFDIFDFALSAEDMAQIATLDTGESLFFSHQDPEIAKRLGNWRVEL, from the coding sequence ATGCAGACTGTAACCTTAAATAATGGAGTGACTATGCCGATCCTCGGCTTCGGTGTCTATCAGATTCCAGATGCTGAAGAATGTGAGAATGCAGTGTATGAGGCACTTAAGGCAGGCTATCGTCTGATCGATACTGCTGCCGGTTACCTGAATGAAGAGGCGGTCGGCCGCGCCATCAAGCGCAGCGGTGTACCTCGTGAAGAGCTGTTCATCACCACTAAGCTATGGATTCAAGATGCCGGATATGAGAGTGCCAAGCTCGCGTTCGCCAAGTCCCTGAAGAAGCTGCAGCTGGATTACTTGGATCTGTACCTCATTCACCAGCCGTTCGGCGATTATTACGGAGCATGGCGTGCGATGGAAGAACTGTACCGTGAAGGCAAAATCCGGGCAATCGGGGTCAGCAACTTCATGCCAGACCGCCTGATGGACCTCATCGTCCACAACGAGATTGTGCCTGCCGTCAATCAGGTGGAGACACATCCGTTCCTTCAGCAGACGAATAACGCTCCTTTTATGAAGGAACAGGGTGTGCAGATTCAGTCCTGGGGACCGTTCGCTGAAGGGCGTAACAACCTGTTCAGCAACGAAATGCTGACCGGGATAGCCGCTGCGCACAATAAATCCGTCGCGCAGGTTGTTCTGCGCTGGCTTATCCAGCGTGATATCGTGGCGATTCCGAAGTCTGTGCGTACAGAGCGGATTGCCGAGAACTTTGATATTTTTGATTTTGCGCTAAGTGCAGAGGATATGGCTCAGATTGCTACGCTCGACACAGGCGAGAGCCTGTTCTTCTCCCACCAGGACCCGGAAATCGCCAAGCGGCTGGGCAACTGGAGGGTTGAGCTGTAA